The DNA region CGCACTCCGCGACGCTTTGTTCCACCAGACCGCACAGTATGTGCCCGATGGTGATGTGGGCTTCCTGAATGCGGGGGGTTTCGTCCGAAGGCACGGTGAGGGCGATGTCGCACAACTCGGCGAGC from Candidatus Poribacteria bacterium includes:
- a CDS encoding SIS domain-containing protein; its protein translation is ISTSGNSPNVLRAVEAARARGARAIGMTGRTGGKLAELCDIALTVPSDETPRIQEAHITIGHILCGLVEQSVAECVQ